Proteins encoded within one genomic window of Ascaphus truei isolate aAscTru1 chromosome 8, aAscTru1.hap1, whole genome shotgun sequence:
- the DAZAP1 gene encoding DAZ-associated protein 1 isoform X7: MMQRSRGPEVEVKRAEPRDSKSQSSGPLGSSQWGGRSMQNAANGWSGQPTPNWQQSYSPQGMWMTTGQPIGGYGPPASRGAPPPPPFTSFLVSSPPGGFPQQQGFPQGYATPPPFGYSYVPPPPDQYIQAPSANPGAAPLAFPPPPPGQSAQDLGKPLSGQTDFPFSQFAGYGQDMSGFGQSFSDPNQQPSYTTGPSTPASGGPPTGGSGLGRGQNHNVQGFHPYRR; this comes from the exons gtggaaGTTAAGCGTGCAGAACCTCGTGATAGCAAAAGCCAATCTTCGGGCCCTCTAGGATCCAGCCAATGGGGAGGCAGATCCATGCAGAACGCAGCCAATGGATGGTCAGGACAGCCCACTCCCAACTGGCAGCAGAGCTACAGCCCGCAAG GAATGTGGATGACAACAGGACAGCCAATTG GCGGGTATGGGCCTCCTGCAAGCCGGGGTGCTCCTCCACCTCCGCCCTTTACTTCATTCCTAGTGTCATCACCTCCAGGCGGGTTTCCCCAACAACAGGGCTTCCCACAGGGATACGCAACACCACCCCCATTTG ggtatAGCTATGTGCCGCCCCCTCCAGATCAGTACATCCAAGCTCCATCTGCCAACCCAGGAGCAGCGCCGCTGGctttccctccacctcccccaggGCAGTCGGCTCAGGATCTGGGCAAACCCCTCAGCGGTCAGACGGACTTTCCCTTTAGCCAGTTTG CAGGTTATGGGCAGGACATGAGTGGGTTTGGACAGAGTTTCTCTGACCCCAACCAGCAGCCCTCTTACACGACAGGACCCTCCACACCAGCATCGGGAGGCCCACCCACCGGGGGAAGCGGCCTGGGACGAGGGCAGAATCACAACGTGCAAGGATTCCACCCCTACAGGCGCTAG